A single window of Halobacillus naozhouensis DNA harbors:
- a CDS encoding catalase, translating to MEENKEKNASDGNDVERETLTTRQGRPMTDNQNIRTIGNRGSATLENYDFIEKISHFDREEVPERVVHARGSGAFGYFETYGKAGDEPVEKYTRAKVFSGAGKRTPLMVRFSTVAGAKDSPETERDPRGFAIKMYTEDGNWDLVGNNLKIFFIRDAMKFPDMIHAFKADPASNVPNPRRMFDFVSRSPEATHMITFVFSPWGIPATYRHMQGSGVNTYKWVNDKGEAVLVKYHWEPKSGIRNLTQEEANAIQAKNVGHATQDLYESIERGDYPEWELFVQIMEDGYHPELDFDPLDDTKLWPEDKFPWLPVGRMVLDRNPVDFHAEIEQAAFGTGVLVDGMDFSDDKMLQGRTFSYSDTQRYRIGANYLKLPVNAPKVPVRTNQHRGQMDIRDPKESGDNPHIDYEPSMTGGYREAGNEDPPQHRPTYNAAAMREPIDRPNNYGQAGETYREFEDWERDELINNLSGALAVCDKRIQDAMIEHFTQADEDYGRRVKEDIEKKMKEMKKENKVPGRESGKSKYGQGSIAENEATKDAVKKSHESDPY from the coding sequence CGTGGTTCTGCAACACTTGAGAATTACGATTTCATTGAAAAGATCTCCCATTTTGATCGGGAAGAGGTACCGGAACGTGTAGTCCATGCACGAGGATCTGGAGCATTTGGATATTTTGAAACCTACGGAAAAGCTGGAGATGAACCGGTAGAGAAGTATACTCGCGCAAAAGTATTTTCGGGTGCAGGGAAGAGAACACCGTTAATGGTTCGCTTCTCAACAGTGGCAGGAGCAAAAGATTCGCCGGAAACAGAGCGGGACCCACGCGGATTTGCAATAAAAATGTACACAGAAGATGGCAACTGGGATCTAGTTGGGAATAATCTGAAAATTTTCTTTATCCGTGATGCGATGAAATTCCCTGATATGATTCATGCGTTTAAAGCTGATCCGGCTTCGAATGTACCAAATCCTCGGCGGATGTTTGACTTCGTTTCCCGTTCCCCTGAGGCAACGCATATGATTACATTCGTGTTCTCTCCATGGGGTATTCCCGCGACATATCGTCACATGCAGGGCTCTGGTGTAAATACCTATAAATGGGTAAATGACAAAGGAGAGGCTGTGTTGGTGAAGTATCATTGGGAGCCGAAATCAGGTATTCGTAACTTAACACAAGAAGAGGCGAACGCAATTCAAGCGAAGAACGTCGGTCATGCCACACAAGATTTATATGAATCGATTGAGCGCGGAGATTATCCAGAATGGGAACTCTTTGTGCAGATCATGGAGGATGGTTACCATCCTGAGCTCGATTTTGATCCACTCGATGACACGAAACTTTGGCCGGAGGATAAGTTTCCGTGGTTGCCGGTCGGTCGTATGGTCCTTGATCGCAATCCAGTTGATTTCCATGCTGAGATTGAGCAAGCCGCCTTCGGTACAGGGGTTCTTGTCGATGGAATGGACTTCTCAGACGATAAAATGCTGCAAGGCCGTACCTTCTCTTACTCCGATACGCAGCGCTATCGCATAGGTGCAAACTATCTAAAGTTACCTGTGAACGCACCGAAAGTGCCTGTTCGTACGAACCAGCATCGTGGTCAAATGGATATTCGTGACCCGAAAGAGTCTGGAGATAATCCACATATTGACTATGAGCCATCAATGACCGGAGGCTATCGGGAAGCAGGTAATGAAGATCCTCCACAGCACCGTCCAACGTATAATGCAGCGGCTATGCGTGAACCAATTGATCGACCTAACAACTACGGCCAAGCGGGCGAAACGTACCGCGAATTTGAAGATTGGGAGCGCGATGAATTGATCAATAACCTCTCCGGAGCACTTGCGGTATGTGACAAACGAATCCAAGATGCCATGATTGAGCACTTCACACAAGCCGATGAAGACTATGGTCGCCGTGTGAAGGAAGATATCGAAAAGAAAATGAAAGAAATGAAGAAAGAAAACAAAGTTCCGGGCCGTGAATCAGGTAAATCGAAATATGGTCAAGGTTCAATAGCTGAGAACGAAGCAACAAAAGATGCTGTTAAGAAAAGCCACGAATCCGATCCTTATTAA
- a CDS encoding ABC transporter permease, which yields MEEKNVNVEHDPFAIEHEEWKKRQVRSRFKQLLTISSPIFILILWEFLSRTGLVDARFFPPPSEIVGTFVAMGASGELYNHIGISLYRIFAGFLLGVIPGVILGLLMGLYSPLRHFFSPLVMALMPIPTLALLPIILIIFGVGEVSKIVTIAGSVFFPVVINTVAGVVNIDRIYLDVAKNYGANSKDFFFKIALPGSLPVMIEGIQMGQAIALLTIVAAEMMGANSGIGYLIWTSYNAFLLKEMYVGLVLISFFGYLFSLILRGFQRKLLPWR from the coding sequence ATGGAGGAAAAAAACGTGAATGTAGAACATGATCCTTTTGCGATTGAGCATGAAGAATGGAAAAAACGACAGGTAAGGTCAAGGTTTAAACAATTACTTACAATTTCTTCACCAATATTTATATTAATATTATGGGAGTTTTTATCCAGAACAGGTCTAGTTGATGCAAGGTTTTTCCCGCCACCGTCAGAAATTGTCGGAACGTTTGTGGCGATGGGAGCCAGCGGAGAGTTATATAACCACATAGGTATTTCATTATATAGAATATTTGCCGGGTTTCTGCTCGGGGTTATACCCGGAGTGATCCTAGGCCTTTTAATGGGATTATATTCTCCGTTACGTCATTTCTTTTCACCGCTTGTTATGGCGCTTATGCCAATACCGACTTTGGCTTTATTGCCCATTATTTTAATTATATTTGGAGTTGGTGAAGTTTCGAAAATTGTAACGATCGCAGGAAGTGTGTTTTTTCCAGTTGTTATTAATACAGTTGCCGGAGTTGTGAACATTGACCGGATTTATTTGGATGTAGCCAAAAATTATGGAGCTAACTCTAAAGATTTCTTCTTTAAAATTGCTTTGCCGGGTTCGCTTCCGGTCATGATAGAGGGTATTCAAATGGGGCAGGCTATCGCTCTTTTAACTATTGTAGCTGCTGAAATGATGGGTGCTAATTCCGGGATCGGATATTTAATTTGGACCTCCTATAATGCCTTCTTATTAAAAGAAATGTATGTAGGCCTTGTACTCATTTCATTCTTCGGGTATCTATTCTCCCTTATTTTAAGAGGGTTTCAAAGAAAGTTATTACCGTGGAGGTAA
- a CDS encoding ABC transporter substrate-binding protein translates to MKKFTILYVLPLLLFVLILSGCSSGQSDQAGDEDQSNDKVTNEVNENNPSGDLAPLEEKVTVVIAEDGSASGAGFYIANEKGYFEDYNIEVEFAQFANSDDMLPALAAGEVDIAGGVSTASFFNAIAQGINVKIIADKGHNIKGDSYFSFVIRNDLKGEIEEYSDFKGKRIAVSSQNAVDDYIFHRMLEYAGLTEEDVEFVLMSDFGNMLASIGSGSVDAALQIEPLITQGIQQGIHSRFGDATDYAPEAQIAMVLGAPDFIKKETDVSLRFMAAYLKGVRDYNDAFIKGEGTDEIIDIMTEYTALKDPKIWKEVAVTGLNPNGEMFIEDIKKQYKMYKKNGAIRGEIDFDKAIDTSITEKAAEIIGEYEK, encoded by the coding sequence ATGAAAAAATTTACGATCCTGTATGTCCTGCCGTTGCTTTTGTTTGTTCTAATCTTAAGTGGATGTTCCTCAGGGCAGTCAGATCAAGCAGGGGACGAAGATCAATCGAACGATAAGGTTACGAATGAAGTGAATGAAAACAATCCATCGGGAGATCTGGCACCACTTGAAGAGAAAGTAACAGTTGTCATCGCAGAAGATGGTTCGGCTTCAGGAGCGGGATTTTATATCGCCAATGAAAAAGGATATTTTGAAGACTATAATATTGAAGTGGAATTCGCTCAATTCGCAAATAGTGATGATATGCTTCCGGCCCTGGCGGCAGGAGAAGTTGATATCGCCGGGGGTGTGTCTACGGCATCATTTTTTAATGCTATCGCTCAGGGAATCAATGTAAAGATTATTGCTGATAAAGGGCACAACATTAAAGGAGATTCTTATTTTTCCTTTGTCATTCGCAACGACTTAAAGGGTGAAATAGAGGAATATTCAGATTTTAAGGGGAAACGTATTGCTGTTTCATCTCAAAACGCGGTAGATGATTACATTTTTCATAGAATGTTAGAATATGCTGGTTTAACAGAAGAAGATGTCGAGTTTGTACTGATGTCAGACTTTGGTAATATGCTCGCCTCAATCGGCAGCGGCTCCGTTGATGCTGCTCTTCAAATTGAGCCCCTTATTACTCAAGGGATTCAACAAGGGATACACAGCCGATTTGGAGACGCGACTGACTATGCGCCAGAAGCTCAAATCGCTATGGTATTAGGGGCGCCTGACTTCATTAAAAAAGAAACGGATGTTTCGCTGCGGTTTATGGCAGCCTATTTAAAAGGAGTACGTGATTACAATGATGCCTTTATTAAAGGGGAAGGAACCGATGAAATCATTGATATTATGACAGAATACACAGCGCTAAAAGACCCTAAGATATGGAAAGAAGTTGCAGTCACGGGGTTAAACCCAAATGGTGAAATGTTTATTGAAGATATAAAGAAACAATATAAGATGTATAAAAAGAATGGAGCGATACGTGGAGAGATAGATTTCGATAAAGCTATCGATACTTCTATTACTGAAAAAGCAGCTGAAATAATCGGGGAATATGAAAAATAA
- a CDS encoding ABC transporter ATP-binding protein: MDHKPKISLQDLTKVFYKKDSSVTALKEITIDIKDGEFVCLIGPSGCGKTTLLRILAGLENPSTGTFSIAQGKEDRPLQSMVFQERGVIPWLTVEENVAFGLRMRHLPKRTVKERTAYYLAKVGLDKFAKLYPKELSGGMKQRVSIARAFANDPEILLMDEPFGALDEQNKFILQEELLTIWSETKKTVLFITHSIDEALLLSDRILLMSSQPGRIIDEKIIDLPRPRTMEQVRANQTMADNFVEIWNHLQDEVQGSRV; the protein is encoded by the coding sequence ATGGATCATAAACCGAAAATTTCGCTTCAGGATCTGACGAAAGTTTTTTACAAAAAAGACAGTAGTGTCACAGCTTTAAAAGAGATCACGATAGATATTAAAGATGGTGAGTTTGTATGTCTAATCGGACCGAGCGGATGTGGAAAAACGACGTTGCTGCGAATTCTCGCAGGTCTGGAAAATCCAAGCACTGGTACGTTTTCCATCGCTCAAGGTAAGGAAGACCGACCACTGCAATCTATGGTTTTTCAAGAACGAGGTGTGATCCCCTGGTTAACGGTTGAAGAGAATGTGGCTTTTGGCCTTAGGATGAGGCATTTGCCGAAAAGGACGGTCAAAGAACGAACCGCTTATTACTTGGCCAAAGTTGGCCTTGATAAATTTGCGAAGCTGTATCCAAAAGAGTTGTCTGGCGGAATGAAGCAGCGGGTAAGTATAGCACGGGCATTTGCTAATGATCCGGAAATATTATTAATGGATGAACCTTTTGGTGCCCTGGATGAACAAAATAAATTTATTCTTCAAGAAGAATTATTAACGATATGGTCAGAAACGAAAAAAACGGTACTCTTTATTACACATAGCATCGATGAAGCGTTGTTGCTTAGTGACAGAATTCTATTAATGAGTTCTCAACCTGGTAGAATTATCGATGAAAAGATAATCGATTTGCCCCGCCCGAGAACAATGGAACAAGTTCGAGCTAATCAGACGATGGCAGATAATTTTGTAGAAATTTGGAACCATTTGCAAGATGAGGTGCAAGGTTCGAGAGTTTAA